GGCCGCGATCCTGCTGGCCAGTTCCTTCTTCGTGCCGGGCGGCGCGACGGCCGCCGGCTGGACCCTGTACGCACCGCTGTCGACCCAGATGGGCCCGGGCATGGACATGGCGATCTTCGCCCTGCACATCATGGGCGCGTCGTCGATCATGGGCTCGATTAACATCATCGTCACCATCCTGAACATGCGCGCGCCCGGCATGACCCTGATGAAGATGCCGATGTTCTGCTGGACCTGGCTGATCACCGCCTACCTGCTGATTGCCGTGATGCCGGTGCTGGCGGGCGCCATCACCATGACCCTGACCGACCGTCACTTCGGCACCTCCTTCTTCAACGCGGCAGGCGGCGGCGACCCGGTCATGTACCAGCACATCTTCTGGTTCTTCGGCCACCCCGAGGTCTACATCATGATCCTGCCGGCCTTCGGCATCGTCTCGCAGATCATCCCGGCCTTCGCCCGCAAGCCGCTGTTCGGCTACGCCTCGATGGTGTATGCGACCGCGTCGATCGCGATCCTGTCCTTCATCGTCTGGGCCCACCACATGTTCACCACCGGCATGCCGGTGACCAGCCAGCTGTTCTTCATGTACGCCACCATGCTGATCGCGGTGCCGACCGGCGTGAAGGTGTTCAACTGGGTCGCCACCATGTGGAAGGGCTCGATGACTTTCGAGACCCCGATGCTGTTCGCGGTCGGCTTCATCTTCGTGTTCACGATGGGCGGCTTCACCGGCCTGATCCTGGCCGTGACCCCGATCGACATCCAGGTGCAGGACACCTATTACGTGGTGGCCCACTTCCACTACGTGCTGGTGGCCGGCTCGCTGTTCGCCCTGTTCGCCGGCTTCTACTACTGGGCCCCGAAATGGACCGGCCACATGTATCCGGAAGGCCGCGGCAAGTTCCATTTCTGGAACTCGCTGATCTGGTTCAACGTGACTTTCTTCCCGATGCACTTCCTGGGCCTGGCCGGCATGCCGCGCCGCTATGCCGACTATGCCGTGCAGTTCACCGACTTCAACATGATCGTGTCGATCGGCGCCTTCCTGTTCGGCATCACCCAGGTCTACTTCCTGCTGTTCGTCGTGATTCCGACCATCCGCGGCGGCCAGAAAGCCGAAGCCAAGCCCTGGGAAGGCGCGGAAGGCCTGGAGTGGACCGTGCCGAGCCCGGCGCCTTTCCACACCTTCGAAACCCCGCCGCTGGTGAAGTGAGATGATCATGGCCGAGCAAGCCGATGAAGGCGCAAGTCGCGCCCGGGACATGCGCAGGAAGAACCGGCGTACCGGCCTGATGGTGGGCGGGCTGGCGCTGTTCTTCTTCGTACTGCTGTTCGTCAAACGGCTGTGGCTGGGCTGACATGGCCGGGAAAAGCGGGCGCCTGGCGCTGAACCGCACCACCTTCGCCAAGCTGGTGGTGGTGGCCTGCGTGATGTTCGGCTTCGGCTATGCGCTGGTGCCGATCTATCGCCAGGTGTGCGAAGTCCTGGGCATCAACGTGCTGACGCAGAAGGACGGCACGGTGGCGCGTCCCGCCAACACCCAGGTCGACCTGACGCGCACCATCACCGTCGAGCTGGACGGCAATTCGCAGGGGCCGTGGCGCTTCCGTCCGACCCAGCGCAGCATCGAGGTGCATCCCGG
This window of the Massilia sp. WG5 genome carries:
- the ctaD gene encoding cytochrome c oxidase subunit I, with amino-acid sequence MSSSIDHVHHDHAHDHAHDHAHDHPAGLRRWLFATNHKDIGTLYLWFSFTMLLSGGVLALMIRTELFQPGLQFFRPEFFNQLTTMHGIVMVFGAIMPAFVGFANWMIPLQVGASDMAFARMNNFSFWLLPPAAILLASSFFVPGGATAAGWTLYAPLSTQMGPGMDMAIFALHIMGASSIMGSINIIVTILNMRAPGMTLMKMPMFCWTWLITAYLLIAVMPVLAGAITMTLTDRHFGTSFFNAAGGGDPVMYQHIFWFFGHPEVYIMILPAFGIVSQIIPAFARKPLFGYASMVYATASIAILSFIVWAHHMFTTGMPVTSQLFFMYATMLIAVPTGVKVFNWVATMWKGSMTFETPMLFAVGFIFVFTMGGFTGLILAVTPIDIQVQDTYYVVAHFHYVLVAGSLFALFAGFYYWAPKWTGHMYPEGRGKFHFWNSLIWFNVTFFPMHFLGLAGMPRRYADYAVQFTDFNMIVSIGAFLFGITQVYFLLFVVIPTIRGGQKAEAKPWEGAEGLEWTVPSPAPFHTFETPPLVK
- a CDS encoding cytochrome c oxidase assembly protein, producing the protein MAGKSGRLALNRTTFAKLVVVACVMFGFGYALVPIYRQVCEVLGINVLTQKDGTVARPANTQVDLTRTITVELDGNSQGPWRFRPTQRSIEVHPGEMATVVYEVVNTQGRTVKAQAIPSYAPQSATPHFKKVECFCFREQVLGPHEARQMPVVFFIDPALPREVKNITLSYTFFEIGGAVAKNE